From the Dermacentor variabilis isolate Ectoservices chromosome 5, ASM5094787v1, whole genome shotgun sequence genome, the window tgtttattatcaatctcgtcgtacatccggcgtaagccatccgcacaccttcgctgataacattgcctacattcacatattcaagcatacatagaagcagatcgtgcggcacgcggtcgaatgccttctcaaggtcaacctgcagcatagcgacacttagttgcattgcgtcacagcattcaaggatcgatcgtgctatgtgtatatttgtcataattgtccttccttttattccgcacgtttgatgtggacCGACTAAATCTTTCATTACGGTCTGCAACCTGCTAGCCAACactttcattaatattttatagtctatATTTGTCAGGCTAATCGGCCTGTACGATGTGACGTTACGTAATTTGATTGGGTCTTCAGTTTTTGGTATTAGGACCGTGTGTGCTGACAAAAAGGACGGCGGTAGATGTTTGTTCGCGTAAGCCTCGTTGTATACTTCAGTCAAAACAGGTGCGATAACACCCTTAAACGCCTTGTACAATGCAGCGCTTAAGCCATCCGGTCCCGGTGATTTGCCATTATTTAAATGGTCAATCGCATTTTTAACTTCCTCTACTGTTATGGGCACTTCTAATACTTCCTTAGTTTCATCATCTAATGTTGGCATCAATGACATGAAGTCTTTTTTAAATCTATCAGTGTCAACTTTGCTACGAGAAAACAATACTTTGTAATAttccaaaaaacaacttgctattgtttctttgttggtaGACAGTAACCCATTATGTTCTATTTCTGTTATTGCATTTTGGGAAGCATATTTCTTTTCGATTCCCAAGGCACGTTTTGTCGGCATTTCTCCTGTGCTCCATTTTTCAGCTCTGGCTCGAATCAATGCTCCATTGTATCGCTCTTGGTCTATCAGCTCAagtttttgctttatgctttttatGTCTTCTAAGAAATGACCGGGTTGTATACTTTCAGCTTCCAATAATTGCTTCAGATTCAATCTAAGACGGGACTCGAGTTCTTTTTTCGCGTGACTTAAGACACTGGCCCGTTCAAGTGCTTTCAATTTAATTGTTTGCTTACAAACTTCCCATTTATGTGCCCAACTATCTAAGTTTTGAGTTTTTGTTTTATCTATAGCCTTGAGTAACTGCTCACAAAACTCGTCGTCTTTCAGCAAGTTTGCATTAAATTTCCAAAGATCCCAGGAAATTTTTTTgctatttgttttttcctttccaacacggaaagaaaccaaacaatgatcacTAAATGCAACAGGTATGACTCGATAATCTCGACACGACTGAATAAGTTCAGCCGACACGTACACTCTGTCAAGTCTAGCATGGCTCGCACCCTGAAAGTGGGTAAAGGTGACCGCTTTTCCACCGCAAAGACATTCACCTACGTCTTCTAGATTAAATTCTGCAATCAAGTCTTTCAAAACAGCAGTACTTGCATCATTGTGTTTCCCACTGGTTTTGCCACGTTCCGTAcagacacaattgaaatctcccgccaGGATTAATCTACGCTCGCATTTCACGTACGTCtccatttcttcaaaaaaaagcTTTCGCTCTTGAGCCTGAGTTGGTGCATAAAGACAAATTACTGGCCAATTTTCTGTTGACAGGGAAAAGTCAGATACAATGAAACGGCCTGACTCACAGGTAGTCACCGACTGCACTACAGCACCAAGACTCTGCCGAATTAACAAAATGCACCCCGAAGACCTCCCCACCGCATGGGCAACACACACGTTATAGCGTCTCGTGAAAGGACGCACCATACGCTCTGTCTGATCCTCTCTCTCTACTTTGGTCTCCTGAATGGCTACAATATCAAAATCGTGCTCCGTTACGAGGCGGTAAAGTTGGTTTTGCCGCCTGTTGGCACTAAGCCCTCGGACGTTAAGTGTTGCAATATTTATCGACCTCTCTAAGGACTCCATATTGGCGAGTGACACCAGACCGAGCCTACGGCGCTCCCCTCACAGACCTTGCCTTGTAGCAACACACAGTCCAGTCGACGCTCAGGGCGTCGACTTGACGCCGCCGCGTGTAAGCGACGCCGACCGCTGATGGCTGGTGGCCACCCGAGGCTTTTTGGTTCCAGGCTCGGTCCCACGCCTCTCCGTTGCTCGTAGCCGGGTGTCTTGAGATGCCGTGCTTGCTTTGCTGAGTCGGCGCTTCGTAGGTGTTGCCTCGGCGTCCATTGCAGCCTCATCCGTCGAATCACTGTCCTCGAGCGTCGCAACGACCTCGCTTACTGCGGTCTTGAGTTCAGCTGTTTTCTCACCACTCCCGGACGCACTTAGTGGCAGCTGCTTTCCTAAAGAGTGGGTTTCAGAAGGGCGCTCTGCCGAACCTTCTTCGTACTTTCCCGTAGAAGTGTCTTCCAGAGTGGCGTCTGCTGCCCGAGCGTCTGCAGCCTTGTTCTCTTGCGCACTTGCTGAGCTGGTGGACGCCGCCACTGCGGCCGCGTCGCTGATAGACGCCACCATCCCAGCCACGCTCTCCGCTTCTTCTTCGTCCATGAGCATCTCGCTCCGGTCTGCTTCACCGCCTGCGCTTGCAACTCTGGCATACGAGCGAGTACAATTAGCCTGCTCGTGCCCGAACGCTCGGCAAGCAGCACACCTGGGCACTCGGCATTCACGTCGTATGTGTCCAGTGTTGTGACAACGAAGGCATAACGGGGCACGTCCAGGCACAACCACTAGCGCAGTGCCGCTACCAAGACGCATCTGATGTGGGATGCGGtctggtgtgacaccatcgcgcaGCAGAAGACGCACTAGACGAGTCGTTGACTCGGCGCCCTCAAAGTTCTCGGCCTTCCACCGGTCACTGATGACTTCCTTTATCTCGCCATACTCTCGGAAGGCTCGTCGAATGGTCTCAGAGGTGACGTCGAACGCGACCCAATGTAGCTTAATCCTGAGTTCTTGCCTCGCAGGATCAATGACGAGGCATGTCCGGTTCTTCACCAGTAGTGGTCCGGCGTCTAGCAGCGTCTGCTTTGCCTCATCTGTCTTCATGTTCAGCAGCCACACGTGCGACATTTGGTATGCACCAATTCCGCCTACTTGCTGAATTACTCCAGCATCCTTCAAGGGCTTCCGGAAGTCGTCGATTCTATAAGGCCGTCCAGTGACGTCGCAGTGCAATACAACTGCGCGCCTTTGTCCTTCACCTGTTGGTAACGGCGGCAAGATGACACGGTAATCCTTGGGCAACGCGGAACACGGGGTACCACGGCCAACGTCGGCCGCTTTCGCAGCTCTCGAGGAGCCCTCCATTCTGCGTCCGTACTGCACGGCGTCCAGAAGCAGaatgactgagccacgagttcgatgcttcaaagcggtacaaaagcgcctctagtgaacgcggtgttgccttagaaacgagctgtttctaagggggctcaggcgtgcgtcgcttgctcagacgcacatttcattgtcgcgccgaacgctgcgttgctcgacgctcaccgcgtccgatgcggggcgcgtagtcgctgcgccgtagcccattgtcttacaccccttggcgggtcgacgggaacgctgtcgcgttccactcttgaaggcgaagcttaagcgtcctccaattttattaCAGCTGATTGAGCGGGGCTAGAAGGTGCATCCTtttggcttcgtcgcttttgctGCCAAACTCACTGCGTGTCTCCAGGAGACCTTCTAAGTCTCCACGCGTGGGCCACGAATGTGCGTCGATATCGTGATAGGCGCACAACGGTGGCGGTGCTTTTTCGCTCTACTGTCGCATGTATTTCGCGCTCCTTATCGGATGTTGGTGTGGCGCCGAGGAAAGGTACTCGCTTATCATCCTGAAGCTCCGGGTTCGATTCCTCGTATGGGCTTGGTTTCCCAAATTTTCTTTACGCGTTCAACGTACTGAGGCTACATCCACAGACCAAAGTGGGGTAGTGTAGCAAACGATTTTCCTCCGTATGTGCACACGCTCTATCTTTCGTGTTGTAGCATCATTCATCATCCTCAGCTTATTTATGCctactgcagcacgaaggcctctcccagagatCTCCGGATGGCAGTGTCTTGAGCCAGCTCAGCTTACCTTACGGctgcaaaattaaaaaaagaaattcatcACGCCAACTTTTATTctccgccgtcctcgactgcgcttccctaattctctcggcacccattctgtaattctaataGACCAACGGTCACCAGCCCTGCGTATTACATGCAATGATTGCTGTGGCATTAAAAGATATCAAACAGCTATGGTGTTTCTTGCATGCGGCTTGCCCGCCGCGTTTTGGAAGAATATGCATTCGCGATACGTACGCTTCAATCTTGCGCGGCGTGTAATTATCGCCAAGAACTCGATAGACCAGCCACTGGCGCGAGCCCCTGTACGGGCTCGGTTATTATTAAACTTAACGTCCAGAAACAGCACAGTGGGTTATGAATCGCGAGGGACGCCGAAGTGGacgactccggataaattttgaacAGCTGGAGTCCTTAACGCGCACGACCTTTTATCTGCATTCCGCCTCTGTCGGGATGTGGTCGTTAAGGTCTGAAACTAAACCCGCTCACCATGCGAAAGTTCTAAGGCCTAAGCGAGGAGGTAAAGCTTCCGTCTCTTGAATTAAACCTTAGTAAATTTAATGAGTGTACTTTCTTGATTAGCAACGGTTAATGCGTTTGGGTTCTTGCACGGCAGACAAATACACGACGGAGGACATTGTGTTCGCCTTCATACTGCACCAGCCTGTGAGCTTCTACGACGGCCTTCTCATCAGGAACTACAAACTGACTAGCCACGTGCTGGGAAGTTGCAAGAGTCGAACGATCACAGGTACGTGGCATTTATTTGGCACGTTCATTGGGTGCAGCAGTGTTGGTTTGATCGTCTGCTCCCGACACTCCCGTTGTAGGCATTTTCTTGGCAAGTTTATTAGAATGTTCTCCCACCTGCCGCCATGGTCAAGAGCTGTGTTGCCTATTACGTcgagactaaaaagaaaaaaaaataataatacgagCTTCACCACCTCGGAGGCCGAACTCGTGCGCATCTAGGCCAGGTAACatgtgaacccccccccccccccgcccattattaaaaaaaccagaaaagaatgatttttcacATTTTGCGAGGAAAGCTTATTGCTGGAGGCTGCTTGCTTGCTAgtttaatggatggatggatggatggaaaaactttattttcgtcagaacgcatgtgcggacgattccgtgctagatggccatcagctcatggctgacggtgacctgggtggcccactccacggccctggtctggtcgaccgggtctgagctggccaacacggcctcctactgctcgagagaaggatcacgcataatatccgccggtggcggcgctatgctacagcttcataatatgtggtcataggtggccagttcctggcaccatttgcattccggctgaacgtccgggtagatattgtttaacacgtatggggGGTTATAGAACGATCTCGTCTgaaatcttcgccagacgctttcctgcgccttcacccaTTGCTTGCCCGGGGGCGGGTAAATCCTCCGCTCAAGTTTGTAGTGGTTAGTAATGTcatgaaaggacaccagcccatctctcgtaaCACAGCCAATTTCGGATGGCTGtgttagagtcgctgaaaatcaggtcagctttagtattacctatagctagcgctatcgccgcctcctctgcagtttctgagttTAAACTTTAAAGCCCTGCTtaatgacagagagagaaagagagagagaagtgctgatgtttctttttttgtgagcaACAGTGCAGATTTTTACTTTGTTGGGAAGCTAAGACACTAAAGTGACCGAAATACCGAGAACAATTCAATGTATTGAATACGAGCTTCTCCATATCAGTGAGTGGCCACATGTGGAGCTGCTTACAGGCGCAGTTACGCGAAACAAAGGCGTATTTTTTGACCTAACTATACTTTATCTACATGTCTCAAAACACGGCACCACGGATCGAATGGACTATTATGCATATAAGCACGAGTGCTGTTGAATTGCGGCATTTCACGTGTAGTTACTGATTTTTATTCCTCAGTAACATTCAGTTACGCTGCGCGGCCCGTTAAAATGGACGAGAAGTGGCGCCATGAGACGCGTGAACGGTAATTTTGGGGTTGGAATACCCGCTACAGGTCGTGCTACAACTCCGAACACGAGCACAGTGGACCGGTATGCTTTCAACCTACATAACGTTTAGCAAGCTGCACGAAGAAGGAACGCTGGTAGACAGCTTCACGAACAAGCTCGAACGGACTTCTCACTGGGCAGCACACCTAGCACAATGCGGACGAAATTTTGTACCTATTAACCACTACAGAGTTTCGGGATGTAAAGGAATCTTGAAAAAAGAAATCCACCTAGTATAAGGAAAGCGGTTTATAATACACTACACATCactgttgaagttcctgcatgaCAGGAAACTAGACAAGCGGCTCTAGCAGGGCCACCGTCTAATGTACATTAGCACTGaccactttcatcatcatcatcatcatcatactatcACTCcccggttcctttttttttcctgtatatACAAAGCAGCAGACTCGagtgcactagctcaggtcgacctccctgcctttcctataaATAAAATCTCTCTTTCACATTAGGCGACAGAAGAATAATTGAAAGGGTGCACTTGACACCAAGTGTGTCCTGTCACATCTGTTTATGACCTCGTCCGCATCGCGCTACGCCCGCTATTCGTAATGGATGGCGAGTAAGCCCAAATGGCCACCCTATAGTGAAGTATATTCCCACTGGAAACAAGATCTTCAAGCATCATCCAAATTTCAAAATTTGATCACACGCTTGATGACCTTAAGATAGGGATGCCTTATCGATGAGAAGCATACCGAGTGATTGTGCTTCGGAATGAAGGAAGGCAACAGCCTCTGCTCCTCGTGAGGGACAGAGACGCCCGTCAGTCGAGCTTCCTCGCAGGTGACTACTCCTGCCTGCGCGTGGAGATCTGGTTCCAGCGTCTATCGCGCAGCTTCGACGTGCTGGTGTTCATCCCGTGCGCCATGTACGTGCTGCTGTCCTGGATCCCGCTCTGGCTGGACAACACCGGTGCAGCCACGCGAACGCGCCTGGCGGTTCCCGCTTTGGTGCTGGTCGCCATGGGCTCGACGGTGTCTAGACTCCGGGAGTCCGTGTTCCCTCGCACCAGCTACACCATGGCCGTGGACGTGTGGACCGCAGTGACATTCGCCTTCGTGATCGCCCTCTGGATCGACGTGGCGATCGTCGAGCTCATCGTTCGCTGTCGTCAAGGCGGGACCGGGAAGACGGCGGCGCTGGTGCCCAAGACCGATGACAAAAACTTCGGTGAAGCGGATGCCCTCGAACTTGTGGTTAGCGGAACGCTAGTTTTGTTttactgtattttttttaatgcacggAATGCCTAAGGCAATTTCGAGGATGCGCTGGAGCGCCGGCATCGTTGACCTGTAGGAGTTTCTTAACCGCAATAACCGGTTCATGGTGTTCCGAGTGTTTCGTTCGCGTGAAGATAGTCTTGTATACCGTTCAGGGTTTCAAAAACGCGTTATCAGAGCGTAACAACGTGCAAATGTGCGAATAATGATCGAACTACAGCTCGAGGCGGCAGCGTCCGTGAATCGATAGTATAGAACTGTTTGTAAAGTGACATAGTTGGTTAGTTTGAACCGAGCTTTCGCCGTCTTACGCTTATCATTAAATGTCGCTGATATTACACAGTTTAACGTACGTGTCGCCCAAAATGACCAGTCCGTCGCTTTTCAGAGACAGGATGTGTAGAACTTTACTCCACTTATCGAGAATCGACTCCTGAACCCTTCAATTTCGAGAACGCTGCTGTGCAAGCTACTGAGATAGGAGATTCGACAGTCAATGGGCTTTTTATTATTCCACTGCAAGCGTCAGTCGAATGGCCTGCGGCAACAAGACATTATTCTCGCTACGTAGGGCGCCTTTCTATAGAAACTACATAGAAACTATACAGCAAGAAAGCGTACAAAGTTTCTACAAACTATAAAGTTTCTTTAGCAAATTTTCGTCACACCTATCGTTGCAGGAAGATGCGAAGAGTGGCGCGAAGAACGGGCCAGCGCGGCACAACGACCAAAGAACCTGGCAGACCCCTGTCCGGAACTGGCTGAAGGCGCCGCGATCGACTGCAGACAAAGTGGACCTCGCCTCTCGCATTGTGTTTCCGGTCGCGTTCTTGCTTTTCGTGGTGATCTACATCCGGAACTACGCGGTCAAGGCGGACGCTCACGAGGACTGGATCTGACACCGCGCGACACGCTGGTGGAACCTGCGCGAACCGGCGGCGGTGCTTGCCATCCGTTCATAGCACGCTGGCAGAGTGATCCGCCGGCTTCAGTATAGAGCGCACGCCTTGTAACTGCGCACCTGGAGCGAGCTTTAGACTGAGACCACAAACGCTGCTGAGAGGCTGCCCTTGTACACTCAGCTGCATGTACGGAATGCTTCTGCATTATTTCTTCAGACACTGCTGACAAACACCTTTCTCTAAGTGGGTCGTTACTTTTCtcttgtgatgaaaaaaaaaagggggggggataaATAAAGATATGAACAGTTACTACCACTGAGGGTTGCCAGAATGCTTTCTTTCCTtagttcgcgcatgcgcaatgtGTACTTGCTTGTCACGTCGCAATGACGACAAGCAGGCAGGAGACAGACCCCCGAAAACACACGTAATCAGTGACCGGCCGAGAAtggaggtgaaaaaagaaaggcgtgctACGCTTCTTCAGTGTTTAACCGGCGGTCTTACGGATGTCGCAGGCACGGAAAGTGGATTCACCAgtggttcaaaaaaaaaaagcaaagaaaagaaaagaaacgtgctgcTATCACGCATATTAGTCGCTATTATCGGCAGGCTTGAGCATAACGAAGACAGCTCACGGCAAATAACGCACCGCTCCACGGGGGTTTTAAGAGCGTCTGAGTATGGAGGAGGAGTGGAGGCGCCTCCGCCTCCCTGTTTCCGCGCTAGCTTGCTGTGACGTCCCTGATTTTGACAACGTCTGTTCCGACCGAATGAATTTCTTGTCGTTATATATGGATGCATTACGTCCTAAATATGGCAAATACTTAGCAACTTTCTGGAACGTTTACTAAACCACAGCGGTCTAAATACAAGAAAATTCTTTGAAATCCATGACGCCGCGCTGATATACCTACCAGCTCTGGACTTTTGGCGTGAAGTTAGACATAAATAAAACGGAAACGTTGACCCTCCTTTTTTCCCTTCTAGTACTCAGCATACTGCcatgaaattaacgaaaataaagtTCTGGATATTATTTTTTTAGACGAAGCTGATTTGTTGTTTCTCTTTTGCGTCGTCCCTTTAGCTTCCAGAGCGGGAGACAGATTAGTTGTTGAAATTGTTAAAAGATGTCCGTGACCGGGAAGTACCGGACGCACAACCTAAAAAGAAAGGGCACGCGAGCTTGATAGATGGCAATTATCGTTGGGGGACAAGATACGCCTCAAAGGgcgcaaaccttttttttttttagagtgtacgttTACGAGTATTCCGCGCAGCTTATTTCGAGTGCAGAAAGTAAACACCCAATTTACTCTTCTGGAATGTGCTGCAGACGTTTCAAAGCTACGGCTTGGTTAGGCGGGTTGACTGAAGCGCGCTTACTGCAACGGTTGCGAAAGGAGTGGTGGCCACAACGTTTACCTCGTCTCGCAAGCAACGTAAACGTGGCCCGTTCGTCGTTTCTACGCCCGCTGCATCTCCAGTTCGTCCGAAAGTGGGACGTGCAGTGGACACCCGTAAGTCCTTCGCGCTACGGAGATGTAGCTGAAGTGGTCTTAACTTACATGTTGCCGTACTCCGTCAAGCTCGTATTtgcgttcttgtttttttttcagcttgcaTGCTCGTTTAGAAGGCCCATATATTTCCAAAATTGTTTCTCACATCTGTCGACGCATGGCCTCGAGCTCGAGGCAAGGGGTGTCGGCTTGGAAAGGAAGAAATAACAAATACATAAATGAAGAAGTAAAATGAAAGCGGCAGCGTGCAACCGTGGCGGCGCCTTTCTTATATAAATTCATTGCTCCACAGCCTCCGGAAGTGTATTCTTTTACAAGACCAATTCTTGAACTAGCTAAATTGCTTCATTTTGGTTTATATTTGAGGTGAAGTTTCTAGTTTCATATGTTTACTGCGCTTTTAAAAATCTTAAAGCGTGTGTGCAGCTGAAGTGATCCTAATAAAAGACAACCCCCAAGTCTTTGATTAGCCTCCTCTCGTTCCAGTTTGTGGTAATCGCTCGATGCTTGTAACACTACATGAATTTAACAGTGCGCTGACAAACAAAATGACAGGGTGATGGCGCCGTATATCAACGTGGGTTCCGTTATTCAGTATCTGTTTGTGGTGGTGTCGGAATTCACGCTACTGTGCATCAACGTCCCTGCCGACTAGCCAGACAACCGGTCTCTTTAATCGTGACCTGCTGCGTCTTTATGACTTAGACTTTGATAGACCTAGCAAAACAAGTCCTTCTGCCAAAGCGACTGTCTGTAGGTGCTACGGTGGCCTCGTGCTATCCCAGATTCCACCTCATCCACTTTTGTTCAGCAGCACCTAGGCTGCGAGGTCTAATTAAGTGGCATAATTTAAGGCTGCATTAATAAAATAACGCCAGTGAAGCCCCCTTATCCTCTACTTCTTTCCTCCTTCTCGCAGCATTTCGCCCATTTCAACGCATTTATTCCACTATCATCCGGCTATGCGTGTAATGTGCACATCGGCAGAAAGCAGCACGTATTTCTTCGGAACGTTTTAGCGGCATCTCAATCAGTTCGGACGATAGCTGCTTTCATTATTGCATGTTTAAGTAGACGAACACCAAAATAATAGCTACAAAATCTCGGTTCCCGTGCGAGGAACGCTAAAGGCATGCACAGAGTGTAGTCTATTCCAGCGTAGTAGCCAAGAAAGCCCATCGAATTATCATAAACATTGATCCAGAACGCATACTCAGAAGGTCACTGGCATGATATTTCCAGCAGTGGCGATCACACCACTTAGTGTGGAAACGGAACATTTCGGGATGTATTCTGTGTAGCATTGCAACCATGTTGCAACGTTACATAGAGTTGTTACCGTTTTATCGGTACCGTCAGCAGCTCTTCCAAATGGTACGCGCACGTCTGGACATGAAAGAGGTGGTAATGGGAAGGACAGAGCAGTAAGGCTACGCTACAACATTTTACTAAGCCGTCGCCTCACAGCGATTTGAAGAATGCAACATGCATAGAGTTAGTATTGGTTATATTGACTCCATCTCAACACGGTTTGGCTTCATCCCATCTGGCATTGACCATGCAGCATGAACTATCTATTCGTTCAGTGTGTTTATCCTTGGTGCTTATTATACTTGCTTTTATGAAGGCAAGTACAAAAGTTTCCCGTTCAGAAAGCTATCAAGACGCTCTAGAATGTAGCAATCGCCATACAATACCAAAGTGAGGTGGCAGCGAAAAGCTAACATGGTTTTCAAAACACATTCCATCGAACGTTCGAAAAGGTACCTGAAAGGTGTTGGCTGCAGAGATATTTAAGAATCAATTGCAGATTCTGTTGCGGAAGTTGCAGAAAGTTGCAGAAGCAGCCTGAAAGCCCACTATACCACTTTGGGTACTCCGCGAAGAAACCTGTGAGGTTTTAGGACAGACATCTGGGACTTGGTTAGGAGTGTTTTGGCGTACAGTCAGGCACGAACTTTTGTGGATGACTACGAAAGATAAAACGCTGAATTTCGCCATAGTCCATGCACGCAACTTCTAAAGGAGAAGAGCCTAAACATTTGCTCGGGCAAGGAACGCAGTTCACCACTCAGTTCCTGGCTTTTAAGTATGAAGGCGACGAAGTTCGGCGCTTTCTGCGTTGGAGCTGTCCGCAGGCTTTCGCCCCGATTGTATACACCGTAGATCGGGGTATAACTTGAAGCACCGGTGTGTTACGCGAGGCATGTCGCCTTTTCGGCACACGGCCGTTTGTGCATTCAGGCCGTGACCTAATAGCAAGAGGGCTCAACCACCGAGCAACCTAAACCGCCGAGAGAATTCACCGAATTTGTGTTCATCGCGCGAACATGGCGATCCATGGAGAATTTTCTGGAGGCTTCTAGAACGACGGCCATGTTTGCGCTCCTTCACACATGGCCGCCGAGAATAGATCCACGAGCGGGACTCCGAGGGCACGCGATAGCGGGAAGCGAGAGGGCGCTAGAACATATGAAAAAAGCCAAAGGTAATAAATGCCGCGGTAGCGGTTGTTGGGACCGGAGTGCGAGAAGAAGGTTTATTTCCGAAAAGAGCACAAGGGGTCCTAAGTGCAGCTCCCCCGACGAAATCCGCTGACTGACGCGGGAGACACAAGATGATGTCTTCGTACAAAGCTTGTAGTCCTTATAGTATAATTACACAGCGTCAAATACGACAAAGGGGActtattttttattaatttcttcgGCATCTGTATGTTTGTTTGCCAATCCTTATATAACCTCTTAGGGCCTATCTTCATCATCCGTCGCTTCTCTATGTGGGCTATGGGGGAATGCCAATTATAGCTAATTTATCTGGTTCGGATGCGGCAGGATGACATTACGGCGGATCATGCTACAACAGCTAAGTGGGGACTTTAGCTACAGGATCAAAACAGATGATGCGACAGGAAATGGAGCAAGTGAAAGTATAACAAATGTGGTATACAAAAGGAAACGACTTATATACAACTTAGATGCGAAATAAGCAAGTTAAGATATGGTTGAAAAACAAAGTCACTAGACTACGGGTTTCACCCTTGTAGGACCCTGGGGGAAAAGGAAGAATATTCAAAGCAATTTTTTCGTACAAATAATTTTTCGTATAAAGTTAGTGTAAAGGCTTAGGTGTGTTGCATCCTGCAGAAATTGAAGTCACTTGAGAGATGCTGATCTAAACAATGCGCGTCGATTGACTTGAAGTTTTACAGTGGCAGGTACGCTTTACTTTTTCTGGCTCCTGGTTTATTAGGGTGATTTGGCTCAACATCTTGTCACATGAAACAATCTTCGCTGCTTATTTGCGGATGCAAAAGTCGTATCTCGTCATTACACATCCCTTCTGGATCTTTTATCCGACTTCCGCGACTTCGACCCTTCCTCTCATGAGGTCCCACTGAAAGCACACCTCAACATCCTCGTGTAGCGCCTTCTTCCAGAGAAGGGTATACCAACCAGACGTATTTATGGCTAACATCtccgccttc encodes:
- the LOC142583024 gene encoding uncharacterized protein LOC142583024, which codes for MEGSSRAAKAADVGRGTPCSALPKDYRVILPPLPTGEGQRRAVVLHCDVTGRPYRIDDFRKPLKDAGVIQQVGGIGAYQMSHVWLLNMKTDEAKQTLLDAGPLLVKNRTCLVIDPARQELRIKLHWVAFDVTSETIRRAFREYGEIKEVISDRWKAENFEGAESTTRLVRLLLRDGVTPDRIPHQMRLGSGTALVVVPGRAPLCLRCHNTGHIRRECRVPRCAACRAFGHEQANCTRSYARVASAGGEADRSEMLMDEEEAESVAGMVASISDAAAVAASTSSASAQENKAADARAADATLEDTSTGKYEEGSAERPSETHSLGKQLPLSASGSGEKTAELKTAVSEVVATLEDSDSTDEAAMDAEATPTKRRLSKASTASQDTRLRATERRGTEPGTKKPRVATSHQRSASLTRGGVKSTP
- the LOC142583023 gene encoding glutamate-gated chloride channel-like; the encoded protein is MVLRSYLFCVFFLLLQGGSSLRAYNRERHSNILNAIFEKNAYDNSVRPPSINDTGPVRVEVSMFVLYIPEVSENNMDYTIQAYFRQSWLDPRLAFDDRAGDVQYVTLYDAERIWTPDAFFSNEKEGHFHNVPQPNLFVRIFPTGRVLYSTRLTLKLSCPMDLKRYPFDVQVCSVIMPSYKYTTEDIVFAFILHQPVSFYDGLLIRNYKLTSHVLGSCKSRTITGDYSCLRVEIWFQRLSRSFDVLVFIPCAMYVLLSWIPLWLDNTGAATRTRLAVPALVLVAMGSTVSRLRESVFPRTSYTMAVDVWTAVTFAFVIALWIDVAIVELIVRCRQGGTGKTAALVPKTDDKNFGEADALELVEDAKSGAKNGPARHNDQRTWQTPVRNWLKAPRSTADKVDLASRIVFPVAFLLFVVIYIRNYAVKADAHEDWI